Proteins found in one Magnolia sinica isolate HGM2019 chromosome 5, MsV1, whole genome shotgun sequence genomic segment:
- the LOC131246909 gene encoding uncharacterized protein LOC131246909: MESRPPRFQEGDIGGDQKREARSRFASESAQDKSVPVRGGSDADKNPPETLVEFMTQSDKYADAEETRNLREAVQNAKTTAKGSAKNEVNSAGGNKRKDERARDERRSGKRPNRMFSTYISLNKPREQVLMEIKSERFEEIERLIREGRLKEHVERTGTTEERPSDDRPTEEIRTIVRGPLCGNDSNNAQKNHARSLNRPESDTLIIARPSKEKKKERYCISFTDEDARGIYHPHDDALVITLIIANRRVFHILVDTESSADMLFTQAFDRMTVERSTLRPVRTPLVRFSGGQILPEEIISLSLTAGNHPHQATTMVDFLIVDQSSVYNAILGRPSLSVLQAVVSTYHLSMKFSTELGVVVVKRDQQDARRCYMTAVKRPTEKAPTEVSTIESLDPRVETHERGQPVEDLVSVPLVETDKSKTMQVGSSLRPPLRDNLIALLR, translated from the exons atggaaagccgacctccaagATTTCAGGAGGGAGATATAGGAGGAGATCAAAAACGTGAAGCAAGGTCGCGATTTGCGTCAGAATCGGCCCAAGACAAAAGCGTCCCCGTTCGTGGAGGAAGTGATGCAG ACAAGAATCCACCCGAAACTTTGGTGGAGTTCATGACTCAGTCAGATAAATACGCAGACGCCGAAGAAACGCGGAACTTGCGCGAGGCAGTCCAGAACGCAAAAACCACGGCCAAAGGGTCGGCCAAAAATGAGGTTAACTCGGCTGGAGGAAACAAGCGCAAGGACGAGCGAGCGCGCGATGAACGCAGGTCAGGCAAGCGACCCAACCGAATGTTCTCTACATACATCTCGCTTAACAAACCTCGAGAACAGGtgctgatggaaatcaaaagtgaaAGATTC GaggagatcgaaaggcttatccgaGAAGGCCGGCTCAAAGAACATGTTGAGAGAACAGGGACAACAGAAGAACGACCGAGCGATGACCGACCtacggaagaaatccggacgatagtCAGAGGACCCCTGTGCGGCAACGACTCAAATAACGCCCAGAAAAATCACGCCAGAAGCCTCAACCGACCTGAGTCTGACACTCTGATCATAGCTCGGCcttcgaaagaaaagaagaaggaaaggtacTGTATCTCATTCACTGATGAAGATGCCCGAGGGATCTATCATCCACATGATGATGCATTGGTCATTACTCTGATCATAGCAAACCGAAGGGTGTTTCACATTCTTGTCGACACTGAGTCATCGGCTGACATGTTGTTCACTCAAGCATTCGACAGGATGACTGTTGAACGATCGACGTTACGACCGGTCCGTACCCCATTGGTCAGATTCTCGGGGGGGCAAATACTCCCAGAAGAGATCATTTCACTGTCGCTCACAGCTGGGAATCATCCGCACCAAGCGACAACAATGGTTGATTTCTTGATAGTCGACCAGTCATCCGTGTACAACGCTATACTCGGTCGACCCTCTCTGAGTGTCCTCCAGGCCGTCGTATCTACGTAtcacctctccatgaaattttcgACTGAGTTGGGAGTAGTAGTCGTCAAAAGAGATCAGCAGGATGCGAGGCGTTGCTACATGACAGCTGTAAAAAGACCCACCGAGAAAGCTCCGACTGAAGTATCAACGATCGAGTCGCTAGACCCTCGGGTCGAGACGCATGAACGAGGGCAGCCAGTTGAAGATCTTGTTTCAGtgcccttggtcgagacagacaAGTCCAAAACAATGCAGGTTGGTTCGTCTCTGCGACCACCCTTGAGGGATAacttgatagccctgctccgatgA